The genomic window TAATCGACATCGACCGCGCGCCGCACCGCCGCCGCGCGCGGGTTGAAGCCCCACGCGTACAGATGGCGGAACGCGCCGTCGTCCAGCTGGTTCATCGTTTCCGGGTAATAGACCGCGACGTCGATGACCGGGTCGGCGCGCTCGTCGAGCACGGGCAGGTAGCGCAGCCACTGGTCAATGGCCATCAGGTTGTGCATCACATTCGGGTGATATGTGAACAAGTGGTCGCCGTTCGTGGTGGCCGTGTTGAAGAGGCGTCCCGCGACGCCGCGCGCGGTGTGCGAACTGGCGGGCTCGTATCCGAGCTCGATGCCGTAGAGCCGCGCGGCGGTCGCCGCCAGCCGCGTCGCATTGACGTTCTGCTCGTAGCTGTCGGTCTCGTTGGTCAGGCGGATGCCGCCGCCGGCCAGTTGCATCGATTTCGCCTGGCCGCTGTAGCTCGTTCCCGCTTCCACGAAACCCCAGCCGCCGCTGGACTGATACAACGGCGTGTTCGGCATCGCCTTGCGCGCTTCAAGCGCCCAATACTCGCACCACTCCGTCATTTCGCGCGTGTACCAGCTCAGAAAATCGGCCCGTTGCCGTTTCGACACCATTTGCACAGGAAGCATCATCCCGACCGCGTCGAAAGAGGCGAATTGCTGCCCCCATGCCGTGTTCAACTGCTCGATGACGCCGTACTGAGCCCGCAGCGTGTCGCGGAAATCGGCGCGGCCGTAGGCGTCCGCGCACCACAAACCGATGTGGATGTGCATGTCGCGCCCCTTGAGCGGCCAGTTGCCGCCCGCGGGATACTGCGATTCCCCGTAGTTGCCGGAGGGGCCCAGGCGCACGCCCAGCAGCGTGTTGCCAGGTTCGTAATGCGCGCCGAACGCCTGAAGCACCCGTTCGACGTGCCGTTTGTGAAAGGGGCTCCAGATACTCTGGATCGGGTTTGAAACACCGTGTTCCAGGCAGACAAAACCCACGTTTTCCGGCGATTCCGCGAACCAGTCCGGCAGCGCGTACGCGGAGCCCACAATCAGCAGCGGGAACCATTTCAGGCCGTACTCCGCCAGCTTGGCCACGAGCGTGTCGTAGTAGGCGAAGTCGAACGCGCCTTCCTTGTCCGGCTCGATGAGCCGCCAGCGCACATACATCTCGATACCATTGAAGCCGAGCACCTTCGCGAGCGGCGCCAGGTTGTGCAGCGCCTGCAGTTCCGCCTCCACGTCCGGCTCGTAAGCGTGCGAAGAAATCCCTGCGGTTGTCACCAGGTCCATGGGCCGTTTCAATACGGTCATCGGCCGCACGTCCCGGGGCACGGCCTCATGCGCGGCGGCCCATTGTTCTTCCGAATACGCTGGAACGACGCGCAGCGCCTTCAAATACTGCAGGCCCGTTAGGGACAAGCGGAGCGTATTTCCCTGCGAAACGCCGGTGTCGAACTGGTAACACGCTGTCCGCTCGCGCAGGGTGTTGAGGCGCGTGTACGACTCGCTGCGCGAAATGCCGAGCGCCACCCCTCCGCGCGACATTTGCGCCTCGATAACCCCCGCGCCCTTGTCAAAAAACACGATTTCGAGCACATAGGGCGTCTGAGGCGCCAGCGCCGCCGCCGGGACGTCGAAGACCCAACTCGTCTTTTCGTACGGGTTGCCGTCTTCCCGGATGCACAAGCACTGCTGTCCGTTTGTGGACGCGTCATACGCGGCAGCCGCGTTGACCAGGGTTATCCCACCGCCTTCGCCGCCTGCGGCAAAGGAAGGCAGCGCGTCCGCCGCCCCAACCGCGACCGGGTGGAATCCGGCAAGGACCGCCAGGCCCCAGACAGATAGCATCCGCCAAGTTGCTTCGTGCATTGATTTGGCAATCTCCCTTGGTCCGTACTTCGGCATGCGCCTGCGTTTCAGCGCTGCGTTGTTCCGCAAGACCCTAGCAGAAACACGCCGCCCGCGCGACCCGCCGCTTGTTGCCGCCCGCGCCTTGTATTTGCCGGGCTCGGGACGCCGCGGACAGGAGAAGCGCCCGGCACGCGGCATCCGGACTCTCAACGGTCGGCGGGTCAACGGACTGTTGTCGTGACGATGGGGAATGCGGCCGAATTGCGGGCGCCAAGGAGCATCAATGCCCTTGCACGGCACCTGTACCGTGCCCGGCCTGCGGCTTCCGTAATCGCCCATGCGTCCAGGTTCACAGCATGTAGACGAACGGGGAAACGACGCTGCTCTGTCCGGCCAGCAGGAACAGCCCGCCGAACAGCCCCGCAACCAGCGGAGTATCCGGGCTTTCCAGGACCACCTGCTGCCACGTTTCATGCTGCTCCAGCGACATCGACACATCGCCGGTTTTGGCGAGCCCCTGCGCAGCCGTTCCTGCGGGAAGCACAAGGGACAGCACATCCTGCAATTTCGCGGCATTCAGCCACAGGAACCCATGATTCGCGTGCGCGAACC from Candidatus Hydrogenedentota bacterium includes these protein-coding regions:
- a CDS encoding family 14 glycosylhydrolase → MHEATWRMLSVWGLAVLAGFHPVAVGAADALPSFAAGGEGGGITLVNAAAAYDASTNGQQCLCIREDGNPYEKTSWVFDVPAAALAPQTPYVLEIVFFDKGAGVIEAQMSRGGVALGISRSESYTRLNTLRERTACYQFDTGVSQGNTLRLSLTGLQYLKALRVVPAYSEEQWAAAHEAVPRDVRPMTVLKRPMDLVTTAGISSHAYEPDVEAELQALHNLAPLAKVLGFNGIEMYVRWRLIEPDKEGAFDFAYYDTLVAKLAEYGLKWFPLLIVGSAYALPDWFAESPENVGFVCLEHGVSNPIQSIWSPFHKRHVERVLQAFGAHYEPGNTLLGVRLGPSGNYGESQYPAGGNWPLKGRDMHIHIGLWCADAYGRADFRDTLRAQYGVIEQLNTAWGQQFASFDAVGMMLPVQMVSKRQRADFLSWYTREMTEWCEYWALEARKAMPNTPLYQSSGGWGFVEAGTSYSGQAKSMQLAGGGIRLTNETDSYEQNVNATRLAATAARLYGIELGYEPASSHTARGVAGRLFNTATTNGDHLFTYHPNVMHNLMAIDQWLRYLPVLDERADPVIDVAVYYPETMNQLDDGAFRHLYAWGFNPRAAAVRRAVDVDYLDDLLIRDGFLDRYKVLVFCWGEFIETDVLARVDAWVRGGGVVLYPSFPRGNLQTVEGDGAVFAKWSGGDTGQGRFLRFKGDMEPLEDYETFIRTSLRGIDTLSPETRAVLRIEHPEQVFFSVQAGGQTLALNYNPDPVVLALPDGARIEVPGYGIARFAVK